One window of the Zingiber officinale cultivar Zhangliang unplaced genomic scaffold, Zo_v1.1 ctg164, whole genome shotgun sequence genome contains the following:
- the LOC122036437 gene encoding sphingosine kinase 1-like, with the protein MTGSEESAVEETTTEWIRIDGVASWARLEADGTLLWGAGAGERRLRLESDVLGLAIRGSWITVRAFEGTSEGGCCGVVGGAGGRRRARRDYVLQMADEAAARRWSDRINEFLGSLGRPKKLCVVLNPFSGKKSARKIFQNEIKPLLEAAGVLFDLKETERQNHAHEIAYKLDILQYDGIVCVSGDGILVEIVNGLLNRKDWGTAIKVPLGVIPAGTGNGMAKSLLDSADDLCTVPNATFTIIRGHRRALDVATILQNEKKSFNVLSLTWGLVADIDIESERYRWMGSARMDLYALFRVLNLRKYNGHIHFIPAPGFEAYGDPVIHVDDCKCEVLLSKWSKGGNDNTEQCKYMGPEVAMERMEWRSIDGPFISVLVHNVPFSGEDYMPAPKAEFADGYLDVIIVKDSPKSGLLEMMLSMSDGSYIKSPYILYFKVKALRLQPSSRVGQPTKGGIIDSDGEVIAGGDQPESCLMAYGPPIQMTVDKGLATIFSPK; encoded by the exons ATGACGGGGAGCGAGGAGAGTGCCGTGGAAGAAACGACCACGGAGTGGATCCGGATCGACGGGGTAGCATCGTGGGCGAGGTTGGAGGCTGACGGGACGCTTCTCTGGGGCGCTGGAGCTGGCGAGCGGCGGCTACGCTTGGAGTCGGATGTCCTCGGATTGGCGATCCGTGGATCCTGGATCACGGTTAGGGCATTCGAAGGGACGAGCGAGGGCGGGTGCTGCGGTGTGGTTGGTGGGGCAGGCGGGAGGAGGAGGGCGAGGAGGGACTACGTGCTGCAGATGGCCGACGAGGCGGCGGCTCGGCGGTGGAGCGATCGGATAAATGAATTTTTAGGATCTCTCG GAAGGCCAAAGAAACTCTGTGTTGTTTTAAACCCATTCTCTGGGAAGAAATCTGCAAGAAAGATATTCCAGAATGAGATTAAGCCACTTCTTGAAGCTGCTGGTGTCCTTTTTGACTTAAAAG AGACTGAACGCCAGAATCATGCTCACGAAATTGCATATAAGTTGGACATTTTACAATATGATGGCATTGTTTGTGTCAGTGGTGATGGCATCCTGGTGGAG ATAGTTAATGGTTTGCTCAATAGAAAAGACTGGGGTACTGCAATTAAGGTACCTCTTGGGGTAATTCCTGCAG GTACAGGAAATGGCATGGCTAAATCACTTCTGGATTCAGCTGATGACTTGTGCACGGTCCCTAATGCTACATTTACAATAATAAGAG GTCACAGACGTGCTTTGGATGTTGCTACTATCTTACAAAATGAAAAGAAGTCTTTCAATGTTTTGTCACTAACTTGGG GTTTAGTCGCTGATATTGATATTGAGTCTGAGAGGTATCGGTGGATGGGAAGTGCTCGGATGGATTTATAT GCTCTTTTCCGAGTTCTGAACTTGCGGAAATATAATGGGCATATCCATTTTATTCCTGCACCTGGATTTGAAGCATATGGCGATCCAGTAATTCATGTTGATGACTGTAAGTGTGAAGTTTTACTGTCTAAATGGAGCAAAGGAGGTAACGATAACACAGAGCAATGTAAATATATGGGCCCAGAAGTAGCTATGGAAAGAATGGAATGGAGGTCTATTGATGGACCATTTATTTCAGTTTTGGTCCACAATGTACCTTTTTCTGGTGAAGATTATATGCCAGCACCCAAGGCAGAG TTCGCAGATGGCTACTTGGATGTAATCATAGTTAAGGATTCTCCGAAATCAGGACTTCTGGAAATGATGCTATCAATGAGCGATGGAAGTTACATTAAGTCACCATACATATTGTATTTCAAG GTCAAAGCACTTAGGTTACAGCCAAGTAGCCGAGTAGGGCAGCCAACCAAGGGTGGCATCATCGACTCCGACGGAGAGGTCATAGCCGGAGGAGATCAACCAGAGAGTTGCTTGATGGCTTACGGTCCTCCCATTCAGATGACAGTGGACAAGGGCTTGGCAACTATATTCTCTCCTAAGTAA
- the LOC122036447 gene encoding protein TIC 20-I, chloroplastic-like, with amino-acid sequence MITTGKTTTVSLHPNRKAAPSCAKHYSSFKLVHCISLPAIRSPKITSKRSHFLCGQDGDAASNKVPLLAVSDRRRTRNRVISCRASKIPTLFIYPPMTSKPKWWWRSFACTPYLLPLHLMWFHADSAYRLHPLMENWEFLVNPFLDTISLMPNWIMMSLMFAAYYLVVRRKEWPHFLRFHVIMAMLLENGYQALAIACGWLPKTLYRGKLGATFWLAVAVAQLFTVAECMRAALSGKYADVPLASDAAYIHSDLDLF; translated from the coding sequence ATGATTACAACCGGAAAAACTACCACTGTTTCTCTGCACCCAAACAGAAAAGCTGCCCCTTCCTGTGCGAAACACTATTCTTCTTTCAAACTTGTCCATTGCATCAGTCTTCCTGCAATTAGATCTCCTAAAATTACGAGCAAACGTAGTCATTTTCTCTGTGGGCAAGATGGCGATGCTGCATCGAACAAGGTGCCTCTATTGGCCGTAAGTGACAGGAGGAGGACCAGAAACAGAGTGATTTCCTGCAGAGCATCAAAGATTCCTACTCTCTTCATTTATCCTCCCATGACCAGTAAACCCAAATGGTGGTGGAGGTCCTTCGCCTGCACTCCTTATCTCCTCCCTCTCCACTTGATGTGGTTCCACGCCGACTCGGCCTACCGCCTCCACCCTCTCATGGAGAACTGGGAGTTCCTCGTCAACCCCTTCCTCGACACGATCTCGCTGATGCCCAATTGGATCATGATGTCGCTCATGTTCGCGGCGTACTACCTCGTGGTGAGGCGGAAGGAGTGGCCGCACTTCTTGCGGTTTCACGTCATCATGGCCATGCTGCTGGAGAACGGATACCAAGCGCTGGCGATCGCCTGCGGCTGGCTTCCGAAGACTCTCTACCGCGGCAAGCTCGGCGCGACCTTCTGGCTCGCCGTCGCGGTCGCGCAGTTGTTCACGGTGGCGGAATGCATGAGAGCCGCCCTCAGCGGCAAGTACGCAGATGTTCCCTTAGCGTCTGATGCTGCATATATTCATTCCGATCTAGATTTGTTCTAG
- the LOC122036445 gene encoding protein ULTRAPETALA 1-like — protein MASDQGKDASFLFADEELAEMSGFNRGADFVEVLCGCTSHRYGDAVGRLKVFASGDLEISCDCTPGCQEDKLTPAAFEKHSGRETARKWKSNVWIIVKGDKVPLSKTVLLKYYNLASKGANGSHKGPNGRLCHRDEFICCKRCNKERRFRLRTNEECRSYHDAVRNATWECSNLTFDRITCDDEEERASRKVLRGCSRSPSCKGCTTCVCFGCEICRFSDCSCQTCVDFTSNSKS, from the exons atggccAGTGATCAGGGAAAAGATGCCTCCTTTTTGTTTGCCGACGAGGAATTGGCCGAGATGAGCGGGTTTAATAGAGGCGCCGACTTCGTCGAGGTGCTGTGCGGGTGCACGAGCCACCGGTACGGCGATGCTGTTGGGCGTCTTAAGGTTTTCGCCTCCGGCGATCTCGAGATCAGCTGCGATTGCACGCCCGGTTGTCAGGAAG ATAAGTTGACACCGGCTGCTTTTGAGAAGCATTCTGGGAGGGAGACTGCGAGGAAATGGAAAAGCAATGTGTGGATCATAGTCAAAGGAGACAAGGTTCCACTTTCAAAGACAGTGTTGCTTAAATACTATAATCTGGCATCGAAAGGTGCTAATGGCTCTCACAAAGGCCCCAATGGACGGCTGTGTCACCGCGATGAATTCATTTGCTGCAAGAGATGTAACAAGGAGCGTAGATTTCGCTTGCGTACTAACGAGGAATGCCGCAGTTATCATGATGCTGTGAGAAATGCAACCTGGGAATGTTCTAATTTGACATTTGACAG GATCACCTGCGATGATGAAGAGGAGCGAGCAAGTCGTAAAGTTCTGCGGGGATGCTCGCGATCTCCGTCCTGCAAGGGGTGCACAACATGTGTTTGCTTTGGATGCGAGATATGCCGTTTCTCAGATTGCAGCTGTCAGACCTGTGTTGATTTCACTAGCAATTCTAAAAGCTAA